One region of Haloprofundus salilacus genomic DNA includes:
- the pccA gene encoding propionyl-CoA carboxylase biotin carboxylase/biotin-carboxyl carrier subunit: MFSKVLVANRGEIAVRVMRACKELGVRTVAIYSDADKHGGHVRYADEAYNVGPARAADSYLDQEAILDAARKAGADAIHPGYGFLAENAEFARNVEESEFTWVGPSADAMERLGEKTKARALMQEADVPVVPGTTEPVDSPEQVKEVADEYGYPVAIKAEGGGGGRGLKVVRSEEEVEEQLETAQREGEAYFDNASVYVEKYLEAPRHIEVQILADHHGNVRHLGERDCSLQRRHQKVIEEAPSPALTDELRDRIGEAARRGVAEAEYTNAGTVEFLVEDGEFFFMEVNTRIQVEHTVSEEITGLDIVKWQLRVAAGEELDFEQDDVEIEGHAIEFRINAEKAAQEFAPATGKLKTYDPAGGIGVRIDDAVRQGDEIGGDYDSMIAKLIVAASDREECLVRSERALAEYDIEGLETIIPFHRLMLTDEAFIEGEHTTKYLDEELDRERIEQAVEKWGPADAGGDDEGEEVTEREFTVEVNGKRFEVNLEERGAPAIPVSGGSSSGNGARRPPTAEDDGDDEVVVEGDGETVTAEMQGTILSVEVEEGDEVAAGDVVCVLEAMKMENDVTTQRGGTVTQVVVSEGESVDMGDVLVVIE; the protein is encoded by the coding sequence ATGTTCAGTAAGGTTCTCGTCGCCAACCGTGGAGAAATCGCGGTGCGCGTGATGCGCGCCTGCAAGGAACTCGGCGTTCGAACCGTCGCAATCTACAGCGACGCGGACAAACACGGCGGTCACGTCCGCTACGCCGACGAAGCGTACAACGTCGGGCCCGCCCGCGCGGCCGACTCCTACCTCGACCAGGAGGCCATCCTCGACGCCGCGCGGAAGGCCGGCGCCGACGCCATCCACCCCGGCTACGGCTTCCTCGCCGAGAACGCCGAGTTCGCCCGCAACGTCGAGGAGAGCGAGTTCACGTGGGTCGGACCGTCGGCTGACGCGATGGAGCGCCTCGGCGAGAAGACGAAGGCGCGCGCGCTGATGCAGGAGGCGGACGTCCCCGTCGTCCCCGGGACGACCGAACCGGTCGACTCGCCCGAGCAGGTGAAGGAGGTGGCCGACGAGTACGGCTACCCGGTCGCCATCAAAGCCGAGGGCGGCGGCGGCGGTCGCGGGCTGAAAGTCGTCAGAAGCGAGGAGGAGGTCGAAGAGCAACTGGAGACCGCCCAGCGCGAGGGCGAGGCGTACTTCGACAACGCCTCCGTCTACGTCGAGAAGTATCTCGAAGCGCCGCGACACATCGAGGTTCAGATTCTCGCCGACCACCACGGCAACGTCCGCCACCTCGGCGAGCGCGACTGCTCGCTGCAGCGCCGCCACCAGAAAGTCATCGAGGAGGCGCCGTCGCCAGCGCTCACCGACGAGCTGCGCGACCGAATCGGCGAGGCCGCCCGGCGCGGCGTCGCCGAAGCCGAATACACCAACGCCGGAACTGTCGAGTTCCTCGTCGAGGACGGCGAGTTCTTCTTCATGGAGGTCAATACCCGGATTCAGGTCGAACACACCGTCTCCGAGGAGATTACCGGCCTCGACATCGTCAAGTGGCAGCTGCGCGTCGCCGCGGGCGAGGAACTCGACTTCGAGCAGGACGACGTCGAAATCGAGGGCCACGCCATCGAGTTCCGCATCAACGCTGAGAAGGCCGCTCAGGAGTTCGCGCCCGCGACGGGCAAGCTGAAAACGTACGACCCCGCCGGCGGCATCGGCGTCCGCATCGACGACGCCGTCCGACAGGGCGACGAGATCGGCGGCGACTACGACTCGATGATCGCGAAACTCATCGTCGCCGCCTCCGACCGTGAGGAGTGTCTCGTTCGCTCCGAGCGCGCGCTCGCAGAGTACGACATCGAGGGACTGGAGACCATCATTCCGTTCCACCGCCTGATGCTCACTGACGAGGCGTTCATCGAAGGCGAACACACGACGAAGTATCTCGACGAGGAACTTGACCGCGAGCGCATCGAGCAGGCCGTCGAGAAGTGGGGTCCCGCCGACGCCGGCGGCGACGACGAGGGCGAAGAGGTCACCGAACGCGAGTTCACCGTAGAAGTCAACGGCAAGCGCTTCGAGGTGAACCTCGAAGAGCGCGGCGCGCCCGCCATCCCCGTCTCGGGCGGCAGCTCCAGCGGTAACGGGGCGCGCCGTCCGCCGACGGCCGAGGACGACGGCGACGACGAAGTCGTCGTCGAGGGCGACGGCGAGACAGTCACCGCCGAGATGCAGGGGACGATTCTCTCCGTCGAAGTCGAGGAGGGCGACGAAGTCGCCGCAGGCGATGTGGTCTGCGTGCTCGAAGCGATGAAGATGGAAAACGACGTGACGACGCAGCGCGGCGGCACGGTGACGCAGGTGGTCGTCTCCGAGGGCGAGAGCGTCGATATGGGCGACGTGCTCGTCGTCATCGAGTAG
- a CDS encoding ATP-grasp domain-containing protein: MPNQVHSESQLTTTEAGTDPPRVLVLDGDGPAALRVVRSLGRRGVPVTVGGTSRMGLGMVSRYADDRYVYPDPASDYRRFVDHLREYLSANDVFAVIPVSDASSLVCSQHKAELAETGTKVAVEDPETFEKAYDKGALFELAADLDVPTPETRQRDDYADVVDLADGMSLPAVVKYRSKTVLDGGKAHTDLIDDVNYVETEAALISTYQVLVGRNSHLKGHEPIVQEYVPGETTAAVVLADEGEVLAQFQERRVRTYPASGGNSAVLESMRDEKMHRYAERVVEALEWTGPAMVEFMRTDDGEYHLIEVNGRYWGSVPFAVACGVDFPWLHYRQLLGETPEHDGEYRTGEQMQRLFYEDVKWLGEQISQRRFGAFGAFGRALATHEHSVSAWDDPVPAAGAVMQSAALTAQRLFDRRGTRLADADDPSSTTNTT, from the coding sequence ATGCCCAATCAGGTTCATTCCGAGTCGCAACTGACCACCACGGAGGCGGGAACGGACCCTCCACGAGTACTGGTGTTGGACGGCGACGGACCGGCCGCGTTACGCGTCGTTCGGTCGCTCGGACGGCGCGGCGTACCAGTGACGGTCGGCGGAACGAGTCGGATGGGTCTCGGGATGGTATCGCGGTACGCGGACGACCGCTACGTCTACCCGGACCCGGCGTCCGACTACCGACGGTTCGTCGACCACCTTCGCGAGTATCTGTCCGCCAACGATGTCTTCGCCGTGATACCGGTCTCGGACGCGAGTTCGCTGGTGTGTTCGCAGCACAAAGCCGAATTAGCGGAGACGGGGACGAAAGTGGCCGTCGAGGACCCCGAGACGTTCGAGAAAGCGTACGACAAGGGAGCTCTCTTCGAACTCGCCGCCGACCTCGACGTGCCGACGCCCGAGACGCGCCAGCGCGACGACTACGCGGACGTCGTCGACCTCGCCGACGGGATGTCGCTTCCGGCGGTCGTGAAGTACCGGAGCAAGACGGTGCTCGACGGCGGAAAGGCTCACACAGACCTCATCGACGACGTCAACTACGTCGAGACGGAAGCGGCGCTCATCTCGACGTATCAGGTGCTCGTCGGCCGAAACAGTCACCTCAAAGGCCACGAGCCCATCGTTCAGGAGTACGTCCCCGGCGAGACGACGGCGGCGGTCGTGTTAGCCGACGAGGGCGAGGTTCTCGCCCAGTTCCAGGAGCGACGCGTCCGCACCTATCCCGCTTCGGGCGGCAACTCCGCCGTGTTGGAGTCGATGCGCGACGAGAAGATGCACCGCTACGCCGAGCGAGTCGTTGAGGCGCTGGAGTGGACGGGACCGGCGATGGTCGAGTTCATGCGGACCGACGACGGCGAGTACCACCTCATCGAAGTCAACGGCCGCTACTGGGGGTCGGTGCCGTTCGCCGTCGCCTGCGGTGTCGACTTCCCGTGGCTCCACTACCGGCAACTGCTCGGCGAGACGCCCGAACACGATGGCGAGTACCGCACCGGCGAGCAGATGCAACGGCTGTTCTACGAGGACGTCAAGTGGCTGGGCGAGCAGATCTCTCAGCGGCGGTTCGGGGCCTTCGGCGCGTTCGGACGCGCGCTTGCGACGCACGAACACAGCGTCTCGGCGTGGGACGACCCGGTCCCGGCCGCCGGGGCGGTGATGCAGTCGGCGGCGCTGACGGCGCAGCGACTGTTCGATAGGCGGGGAACGCGGCTGGCCGACGCTGACGACCCGTCGTCGACGACGAACACGACCTGA
- a CDS encoding biotin--[acetyl-CoA-carboxylase] ligase gives MSDTRRAVLDALTDSVVSGPALAEELGVSRAAVWKQIEALRNEGFVVESTDDGYEVTRVPEYGGSAVEFGLDAPVCIEYHDRLGSTNDRARELAAEGTADVAVLADEQTGGRGRLSREWTAPSGGVWLSLVLRPSRPPAHVPLFTLAAAVATTRAAREAGVPAEIKWPNDVLVRSADEDGADNNEEDEGDGGADNDDVPARGGRKLAGILTEIEGEADRVSWLVVGVGVNANVDAASLPAGATSIRGEADDVERRLFVQRLVEEFYALRDDPDAVLPAWREYSATLGRRVRVETPGGVVEGEAVDVVHPGALVVDTDDGEVTVHAGDCEHLRPA, from the coding sequence ATGAGCGACACGCGGCGGGCGGTTCTGGATGCGTTGACCGACAGTGTGGTTTCCGGTCCGGCACTCGCCGAGGAACTCGGCGTCTCGCGGGCGGCGGTCTGGAAGCAGATAGAGGCGCTCAGAAACGAGGGGTTCGTCGTCGAGAGCACCGACGACGGGTACGAGGTGACGAGAGTTCCGGAGTACGGCGGGTCGGCCGTCGAGTTCGGTCTCGACGCGCCGGTGTGCATCGAGTACCACGACCGACTCGGCAGCACGAACGACCGCGCCCGCGAACTGGCCGCCGAGGGGACGGCCGACGTGGCAGTTCTCGCGGACGAACAGACCGGCGGGAGGGGTCGGCTCAGCCGCGAGTGGACCGCACCCAGCGGCGGCGTCTGGCTCAGCCTCGTGCTCCGACCGTCGCGTCCGCCCGCGCACGTCCCGCTTTTCACCCTCGCCGCCGCCGTCGCCACGACGCGCGCGGCCCGAGAGGCGGGCGTTCCGGCCGAAATCAAGTGGCCGAACGACGTGCTGGTCCGCAGTGCGGACGAGGACGGCGCCGACAACAACGAGGAAGATGAGGGCGACGGCGGCGCCGACAACGACGACGTGCCGGCCCGCGGCGGGCGGAAACTCGCGGGTATCCTCACCGAGATAGAGGGCGAAGCCGACCGGGTCTCGTGGTTAGTCGTCGGAGTCGGCGTCAACGCGAACGTCGACGCCGCGTCGCTTCCGGCGGGAGCGACGAGCATCCGCGGAGAGGCGGACGACGTGGAGCGACGGCTGTTCGTCCAGCGACTCGTCGAGGAGTTCTACGCCCTCCGCGACGACCCCGACGCCGTGCTTCCGGCGTGGCGTGAGTACAGCGCGACGCTCGGTCGACGCGTTCGCGTCGAGACCCCCGGCGGCGTCGTCGAAGGCGAAGCCGTCGACGTCGTTCACCCGGGCGCGCTCGTCGTCGACACCGACGACGGCGAGGTGACGGTCCACGCCGGCGACTGCGAACACCTGCGTCCGGCGTAG
- a CDS encoding universal stress protein — MGMYERILVPTDGSEGVERAIGHAVDLADAHGATIHAIYVVNTASYAGLPMESSWDGIDEMLRADAKAAVEEVRRIAAKRDVPVEGAVVEGSPSREIVNYAEREGCDLIVMGTHGRGGIDRLLLGSVAEKVVRGSNVPVLTVHVADEAPGQPA; from the coding sequence ATGGGGATGTACGAACGGATTCTCGTTCCGACCGACGGCTCCGAGGGCGTCGAGCGGGCTATCGGACACGCCGTCGACCTCGCAGACGCGCACGGCGCGACGATTCACGCCATCTACGTCGTCAACACGGCGAGTTACGCGGGCCTGCCGATGGAGTCGTCCTGGGACGGGATCGACGAGATGCTCCGCGCCGACGCCAAGGCGGCCGTCGAGGAAGTTCGCCGAATCGCCGCCAAGCGCGACGTCCCGGTCGAGGGCGCCGTCGTCGAAGGCTCGCCGAGTCGAGAGATCGTCAACTACGCCGAGCGCGAGGGTTGCGACCTCATCGTGATGGGCACGCACGGCCGCGGCGGAATCGACCGGCTGCTTCTGGGAAGCGTCGCCGAGAAAGTCGTCCGTGGTTCGAACGTGCCAGTGTTGACCGTCCACGTCGCCGACGAAGCGCCCGGACAACCCGCCTGA
- a CDS encoding amidohydrolase family protein — protein sequence MELEGTVLIGQEFEPIEGRVVVEDGTIRTVEEASTDSTSIIVPAFVNAHTHIGDSIAKEAGRGLSLDELVAPPDGLKHRLLRAASQSEKITAMRRSLQYMQSSGTAVCIEFREGGREGVDAIRAAAAGVDLRPVILGRETADAMEISDGFGASGARDGEFGSVRTATREAGKLFGIHAGERDPDDINPALDLEPDFVVHMVHPEPLHLERIADREVPIVVCPRSNLVTNVGVPPIRELVDRTTVALGTDNVMLNSPSMFREMEFAAKLADVSAVEVLRMATVNGAEIAGLNCGLVEEGRDAKLLVLDGDSDNLAGVRDPVRAVVRRAGVSDVERVVL from the coding sequence ATGGAACTTGAGGGAACCGTTCTCATCGGCCAAGAGTTCGAGCCGATAGAAGGGCGGGTCGTCGTCGAAGACGGCACGATACGAACGGTCGAGGAGGCGTCGACGGACTCCACGTCGATAATCGTCCCCGCGTTCGTCAACGCGCACACCCACATCGGCGACTCGATAGCGAAGGAGGCCGGCCGCGGTCTGAGCCTCGACGAACTCGTCGCGCCGCCGGACGGTCTCAAACACCGCCTGCTCCGGGCAGCGAGTCAGTCCGAGAAAATCACCGCGATGCGACGGTCGTTGCAGTACATGCAGTCGAGCGGCACCGCTGTCTGTATCGAGTTCCGCGAGGGTGGCCGCGAGGGCGTCGACGCGATTCGCGCCGCCGCCGCCGGCGTCGACCTCCGCCCGGTCATCCTCGGCCGCGAGACGGCCGACGCGATGGAGATATCGGACGGGTTCGGCGCCAGCGGCGCGCGCGACGGAGAGTTCGGCAGCGTCCGCACTGCGACCCGAGAGGCCGGAAAGCTGTTCGGCATCCACGCAGGCGAGCGCGACCCCGACGACATCAACCCGGCGCTCGACCTGGAACCGGACTTTGTCGTCCACATGGTCCACCCGGAACCGCTGCACCTCGAACGCATCGCCGACCGTGAGGTCCCCATCGTCGTCTGCCCGCGTTCGAACCTCGTCACGAACGTCGGCGTGCCGCCAATCCGCGAACTGGTCGACCGGACGACGGTGGCGCTCGGCACCGACAACGTGATGCTCAACAGTCCGTCGATGTTCCGCGAGATGGAGTTCGCTGCCAAGTTGGCCGACGTCTCCGCCGTCGAAGTGCTCCGCATGGCGACGGTCAACGGGGCGGAGATCGCCGGATTGAACTGCGGACTCGTCGAGGAGGGTCGCGACGCGAAACTGCTGGTTCTCGACGGCGACTCCGACAACCTCGCGGGGGTCCGAGACCCAGTCCGCGCCGTCGTCCGTCGTGCGGGCGTCTCGGACGTCGAACGCGTCGTCCTCTGA
- a CDS encoding HD domain-containing protein, whose protein sequence is MITIKDSVHDHIEVGGVAAALLDTPEVQRLRHIKQLGTVQYVYPSANHTRFEHSLGVYHLASRALDHLGVEGTNAERVRAAGLLHDVGHGPFSHNVESLTYRHTGKYHDDVDELLAEGAVGDVLRNHDLDPARVAGLVRGEGMYGQLVSGELDVDRMDYLVRDAHHTGVPYGTIDHERLVRELTFVDGELVLAEGNVQTAESLLVARALMNPTVYQHPVARISKAMLRRAAEHLLTDTDCTAERLRRMDDHDLLVALRNIDETAEFARRLDARNLYKRGVWAELSDVPESVLEAPHDEIRDVEASVAETVGVDPDHVIVDVPEKPSMTESTTRVVVNGDIRRLGRQSPLVNALRTAQQNQWRLGVYAPAAVADSVGRAAADELGLDIDGALVNDVRAGQPTTLDQFD, encoded by the coding sequence ATGATTACTATCAAAGACAGCGTCCACGACCACATCGAGGTCGGAGGCGTCGCCGCGGCGCTGTTAGACACGCCGGAGGTTCAGCGCCTCCGGCACATCAAGCAACTCGGGACGGTGCAGTACGTCTACCCCTCCGCGAACCACACGCGCTTCGAGCACAGCCTCGGCGTCTACCACCTCGCCTCCCGCGCGCTCGACCACCTCGGCGTCGAAGGGACCAACGCTGAGCGCGTCCGCGCCGCCGGGCTACTGCACGACGTCGGTCACGGTCCGTTCAGCCACAACGTCGAGTCGCTCACCTACCGTCACACCGGCAAGTACCACGACGACGTCGACGAACTGCTCGCCGAGGGCGCCGTCGGCGACGTGCTGCGGAACCACGACCTCGACCCCGCGCGGGTCGCCGGACTCGTCCGCGGCGAAGGCATGTACGGCCAACTCGTCTCGGGGGAGCTAGACGTCGACCGGATGGACTACCTCGTCCGCGACGCCCACCACACCGGCGTCCCCTACGGCACCATCGACCACGAGCGCCTCGTCCGCGAACTGACGTTCGTCGACGGCGAGTTGGTGCTCGCGGAGGGGAACGTCCAGACCGCCGAGAGCCTGCTCGTCGCCCGCGCGCTGATGAACCCGACCGTCTACCAGCACCCGGTCGCGCGCATCTCGAAGGCGATGCTGCGCCGGGCGGCCGAGCATCTGCTCACCGACACCGACTGCACTGCCGAGCGACTCCGCCGGATGGACGACCATGACCTGCTCGTCGCGCTCCGAAACATCGACGAGACCGCCGAGTTCGCCCGCCGACTCGACGCCCGAAACCTCTACAAACGCGGCGTTTGGGCCGAACTCTCCGACGTTCCGGAGTCCGTTCTGGAAGCGCCCCACGACGAGATTCGAGACGTCGAGGCGAGCGTCGCCGAGACGGTGGGCGTCGACCCCGACCACGTCATCGTCGACGTGCCCGAAAAACCGTCGATGACGGAGTCGACGACCCGGGTCGTCGTCAACGGCGACATCCGGCGACTCGGCCGACAGTCGCCGCTCGTCAACGCGCTCCGAACCGCCCAACAGAACCAGTGGCGACTCGGCGTCTACGCTCCCGCAGCCGTCGCCGACTCGGTCGGACGCGCCGCCGCCGACGAACTCGGTCTCGACATCGATGGTGCGCTCGTTAACGACGTTCGTGCCGGACAGCCGACGACGCTCGACCAGTTCGACTGA
- the cofD gene encoding 2-phospho-L-lactate transferase produces the protein MITFLAGGTGTPKLLDGLGESKFEPRETTVVGNTGDDVELGGLLVCPDLDTVLFDGGGVLDRERWWGIDGDTTETHEELHRLADAAGLDGGPRYLSDDAQTAGREIARWRRFSGVAEFMELGDRDRAVHVTRTSLLDEGRTLTEVTRVLADAFGLEVTLVPMSNDPVASVVHTDEGPMHFQEYWVARRAKPSVRDVEFRGADDARPTDAVLAALAAPVVVGPSNPVTSIGPMLAVPGVREALDSTPVVAVSPFVEDRVFSGPAAELMRGVGYEASTAGVTEAYPFADAFVLDDEDGTELDRPVVRTDTKLDGPDDAARVMGAVEDALEAVS, from the coding sequence ATGATCACTTTTCTCGCCGGGGGGACGGGCACCCCGAAGCTGCTCGACGGTCTCGGGGAGTCGAAGTTCGAGCCGAGGGAGACGACCGTCGTTGGCAACACCGGCGACGACGTGGAACTCGGCGGGCTGCTCGTCTGTCCGGACCTCGACACGGTGCTGTTCGACGGCGGCGGCGTCCTCGACCGGGAGCGCTGGTGGGGTATCGACGGCGACACCACAGAGACCCACGAGGAACTCCACCGCCTCGCCGACGCCGCCGGACTCGACGGCGGCCCGCGGTACCTCTCCGACGACGCGCAGACCGCCGGGCGAGAAATCGCGCGCTGGCGACGCTTCTCGGGCGTCGCGGAGTTCATGGAACTCGGCGACAGGGACCGCGCAGTCCACGTGACGCGGACGAGTCTCCTCGACGAAGGCCGAACGCTCACCGAGGTCACCCGAGTTTTGGCCGACGCATTCGGCCTCGAGGTGACGCTCGTGCCCATGTCGAACGACCCCGTCGCCTCCGTCGTCCACACCGACGAGGGGCCGATGCACTTTCAGGAGTACTGGGTCGCTCGTCGCGCCAAACCCTCGGTTCGCGACGTGGAGTTCCGCGGGGCCGACGACGCTCGGCCGACCGACGCGGTGCTCGCGGCGCTCGCCGCGCCGGTCGTCGTCGGTCCCTCGAACCCGGTGACGAGCATCGGGCCGATGCTCGCGGTTCCCGGCGTCCGCGAGGCGCTCGACTCGACGCCGGTCGTCGCCGTCTCGCCGTTCGTCGAGGATCGGGTGTTCTCCGGTCCCGCGGCGGAACTGATGCGCGGCGTCGGCTACGAAGCCAGCACCGCGGGCGTCACGGAGGCGTACCCCTTCGCCGACGCGTTCGTCCTCGACGACGAGGACGGAACCGAACTCGACCGACCAGTCGTGCGCACCGACACGAAACTCGACGGTCCCGACGACGCCGCGCGCGTGATGGGTGCCGTTGAGGACGCGCTGGAGGCCGTCTCGTGA
- a CDS encoding tRNA-dihydrouridine synthase — protein MSAPGQDAELPSPRFAAASLSGESDSEWARAAAPHVDAAFLGGIALDEPSREAARELVARGRSEFLPEDPLSFVEAELQALADTPIRVGVNVRSTTVSPIRAAATVCADRGAILEVNAHCRQDELRAVGCGEALLADTDLLCRYVAAAAETGATVSVKVRTEVPEVDLPETARRVADAGATVLHVDAMDSEPVVGDVASAAGDDLFLVANNGVRDAATVREYLDYGADAVSVGRPSDDPEVLHRVRTAVDEWFGANESGRPEESEESEVSA, from the coding sequence GTGAGCGCTCCCGGTCAGGACGCCGAGCTACCCTCGCCGCGCTTCGCCGCCGCGAGCCTCAGCGGCGAGTCCGACTCGGAGTGGGCGAGAGCGGCCGCCCCACACGTCGACGCGGCGTTTCTCGGCGGTATCGCGCTGGACGAACCCTCGCGAGAGGCGGCGCGCGAACTCGTCGCCCGCGGACGCTCGGAGTTCCTCCCCGAGGACCCGCTCTCGTTCGTCGAAGCCGAGTTGCAAGCATTGGCCGACACGCCGATTCGCGTCGGGGTCAACGTCCGCAGTACGACGGTCTCACCGATTCGGGCGGCGGCGACGGTCTGCGCCGACCGGGGGGCAATTCTCGAGGTGAACGCGCACTGTCGACAGGACGAACTCCGCGCGGTGGGATGCGGCGAGGCGCTGTTGGCCGACACTGACCTCCTCTGCCGGTACGTCGCCGCCGCCGCCGAGACCGGTGCGACAGTGAGCGTGAAGGTCAGGACCGAAGTCCCGGAGGTCGACCTCCCGGAGACGGCGCGACGCGTCGCCGACGCGGGCGCGACGGTGCTCCACGTCGACGCGATGGACTCCGAACCCGTCGTCGGCGACGTGGCCTCGGCGGCCGGCGACGACCTCTTTCTCGTCGCCAACAACGGCGTCCGCGACGCCGCCACGGTTCGCGAGTACCTCGACTACGGGGCCGACGCGGTGAGCGTCGGCCGTCCGAGCGACGACCCCGAGGTGCTCCATCGCGTCCGTACCGCCGTCGACGAGTGGTTCGGGGCGAACGAGTCGGGCCGACCAGAGGAGTCAGAGGAGTCGGAGGTGTCGGCGTGA
- a CDS encoding triphosphoribosyl-dephospho-CoA synthase, with protein MTPAENAELALLLEVASTPKPGNVDRKRDLDDLRFEQFLAGAVGSAKGLRMAADGAPVGEAFERAVEGMSRQEGGNTQFGCLLLLVPLVNAAAESDETLTPEDATSVVEATTVADAVDFYRAFEHVDVAVDDPPADAPELDVRRGSDAVPALERRQMTLYDVMEMSTERDGNAREWTGGFRRTFAAADAICDDDGPVPDRAARAFLDLLAEEPDTLVATQHGEEVAAAVSEWADDARGDEAATDQLAEALVAEGVNPGTTADITAAALFVALERGVRM; from the coding sequence GTGACGCCCGCCGAGAACGCGGAACTCGCGCTCCTGCTGGAGGTCGCGAGCACGCCGAAACCGGGGAACGTCGACCGAAAGCGCGACCTAGACGACCTACGGTTCGAGCAGTTTCTCGCCGGGGCCGTCGGGTCGGCGAAAGGGCTTCGGATGGCTGCCGACGGCGCGCCCGTGGGCGAGGCGTTCGAGCGCGCGGTCGAGGGAATGAGCCGGCAGGAGGGTGGCAACACGCAGTTCGGCTGTCTGCTACTGCTCGTGCCGCTAGTGAACGCGGCCGCCGAGAGCGACGAGACGCTCACCCCGGAGGACGCGACGAGCGTCGTCGAAGCGACTACCGTCGCCGACGCCGTCGACTTCTATCGCGCCTTCGAGCACGTCGACGTCGCCGTCGACGACCCGCCGGCGGACGCGCCCGAACTAGACGTTCGCCGCGGGAGCGACGCGGTTCCGGCGCTCGAACGCCGCCAGATGACGCTGTACGACGTGATGGAGATGAGCACCGAGCGCGACGGTAACGCTCGCGAGTGGACCGGCGGATTCCGCCGGACGTTCGCCGCCGCCGATGCGATCTGCGACGACGACGGTCCCGTCCCGGACCGCGCGGCGCGGGCGTTTCTCGACCTGCTCGCCGAGGAACCGGACACGCTCGTCGCGACCCAGCACGGCGAGGAAGTCGCCGCCGCGGTTTCGGAGTGGGCCGACGACGCCCGCGGCGACGAAGCGGCGACGGACCAACTCGCCGAAGCGCTCGTCGCCGAAGGCGTCAACCCGGGGACGACGGCGGATATCACCGCCGCGGCGCTGTTCGTCGCGCTCGAACGGGGGGTACGCATGTGA